The following coding sequences are from one Leptospira mayottensis 200901116 window:
- a CDS encoding Kelch repeat-containing protein: protein MILKQIAAISLFLFFFFVNCQKEKEDEHLPIFSLANSSTPNSPTTSTQTPGSNSGNAGGGLPVANPDPETPTAACTTNVRQWTQNELPGTGVNQTFTGLGNGIAVASGGWDTWNGDVLTKVTRFYNIANGAIWAGPDLNIEKEDAAAVPISASRVLITGGFDFTSNESNVAEIIDTAANPVFDPNTGQIINDPRHLNTNPMNTARAAHTLTVLADGRVLAVGGTFISGVDAKAEIYNPATGQWTETGPPLSGRVYHTATLLNDGRVMIVGGMDPNETGISATLLYNPQTNQWVNGPGLNEGRESHTATLLQDGRLLVAGGGASDWVGGTWVSRYRNTLEIFDPNTNQWTVFTMPGRRTEHGAFLEVDGSVVMVGGSGWAVPPTLRYAPNTDTWCHLPDAPPFFGTLSRRMLLFPTGGAGFVNGDSNISLR from the coding sequence ATGATTCTAAAACAAATAGCTGCCATATCACTTTTTTTGTTCTTTTTCTTCGTAAACTGTCAGAAAGAAAAAGAGGACGAACATTTACCCATCTTCAGTTTAGCTAATTCTTCAACGCCAAATAGCCCTACTACGAGTACACAAACTCCCGGTTCCAATTCCGGAAATGCAGGCGGGGGGCTTCCGGTGGCAAATCCGGATCCGGAAACTCCGACGGCAGCCTGCACAACGAACGTGCGTCAATGGACTCAAAATGAATTACCCGGAACGGGAGTGAATCAAACTTTCACTGGTCTCGGTAACGGAATCGCCGTTGCCAGTGGCGGATGGGATACTTGGAACGGGGACGTCCTAACAAAAGTTACTCGCTTCTATAATATCGCAAATGGAGCGATATGGGCCGGTCCTGACCTGAATATAGAGAAAGAAGACGCGGCGGCGGTTCCTATCTCTGCTTCTAGAGTTCTGATAACCGGAGGATTCGATTTTACATCCAATGAATCGAATGTCGCTGAAATTATCGATACCGCCGCAAATCCGGTTTTTGATCCAAACACAGGACAGATCATCAACGACCCGAGACACCTGAATACAAACCCAATGAACACCGCGCGTGCTGCACACACATTGACTGTGCTTGCAGACGGTAGGGTGCTTGCGGTTGGAGGGACGTTTATAAGCGGGGTCGACGCAAAAGCCGAAATCTATAATCCTGCAACCGGACAATGGACTGAAACAGGTCCGCCTCTCTCGGGAAGAGTTTATCATACTGCCACTCTTCTGAACGATGGAAGGGTAATGATTGTCGGTGGAATGGATCCTAACGAAACAGGAATCAGTGCCACACTCCTTTACAATCCGCAGACGAATCAGTGGGTGAACGGTCCGGGCTTAAATGAAGGCCGCGAGTCTCATACTGCGACATTACTGCAAGACGGTCGTCTGCTCGTTGCAGGGGGAGGGGCCAGTGATTGGGTCGGAGGAACATGGGTTAGTAGATATAGAAATACACTGGAGATCTTTGATCCCAATACAAATCAATGGACAGTATTTACAATGCCGGGACGTCGGACGGAGCATGGTGCCTTTCTGGAAGTGGATGGTTCTGTCGTGATGGTCGGTGGCAGCGGCTGGGCAGTTCCTCCCACGCTCCGCTATGCACCGAACACGGATACTTGGTGCCACTTGCCCGATGCGCCTCCCTTTTTTGGAACCTTATCTCGCCGGATGCTTCTTTTCCCTACAGGAGGAGCGGGTTTCGTCAATGGAGATTCTAACATATCTCTAAGATGA
- the queD gene encoding 6-carboxytetrahydropterin synthase QueD, whose translation MEEIELTKEFRFDAAHLLPNVPDGHKCKRLHGHSFRFKLHLKGRIDSNTGWLIDYAEVSRIVKPLIEDHLDHYYLNEVPGLENPTSENTAIWLWKHLKPLLPLLYKITLNETCTSACIYEGPKGSV comes from the coding sequence ATGGAAGAAATCGAACTCACTAAAGAATTCCGCTTCGATGCCGCCCATCTTCTTCCGAACGTACCCGACGGTCATAAATGCAAACGACTACACGGTCATAGCTTTCGATTTAAACTTCATTTAAAGGGAAGAATCGACTCAAATACTGGCTGGCTGATTGATTACGCGGAAGTCAGTAGAATCGTGAAACCTTTGATTGAAGATCATCTGGATCATTATTATCTGAATGAAGTTCCTGGTCTTGAAAATCCAACTTCCGAAAACACAGCCATCTGGCTTTGGAAGCACCTTAAACCTTTATTACCTTTGCTTTATAAAATCACTTTGAATGAAACTTGCACAAGTGCTTGTATTTATGAAGGTCCGAAAGGATCTGTTTAA
- the queC gene encoding 7-cyano-7-deazaguanine synthase QueC, with amino-acid sequence MNSRKNKNSSRKHSDPSSKSANDKAVVLLSGGLDSTTCLYQAIADGKKIQALSFDYGQRHKIELSYAKKITRQLGISHTIQKLKPELFLGSSLTQKSLKVPKNSLGKEKIPNTYVPGRNILFLSFAVCLAEGTGSSSIYIGVNAMDYSGYPDCRPEFIKMYEMAIQLGTKKGSQGSSIKIVTPLQNLSKKEIVLLGNRLQVPFHLTFSCYDPKNKKACGRCDACLLRKKGFQETGVSEK; translated from the coding sequence TTGAATTCTAGGAAAAATAAAAATTCGAGCCGAAAACATTCCGATCCAAGTTCGAAATCTGCAAATGATAAGGCCGTCGTACTTTTATCCGGAGGATTAGACTCGACCACTTGTCTCTACCAAGCCATTGCAGACGGAAAAAAAATCCAAGCCCTTTCCTTTGACTACGGACAAAGACATAAAATCGAATTGTCTTATGCAAAAAAAATAACCCGTCAATTAGGAATATCTCACACAATTCAAAAGTTAAAACCGGAATTATTTTTAGGTTCGTCACTGACTCAGAAATCGCTTAAAGTTCCCAAAAATTCCTTAGGAAAAGAAAAGATTCCGAACACCTATGTTCCCGGGCGAAATATTCTATTTCTTTCCTTTGCGGTTTGTCTCGCAGAAGGCACCGGTTCAAGCTCTATCTACATCGGAGTGAACGCAATGGACTATTCCGGTTATCCGGATTGCAGACCGGAGTTTATCAAAATGTACGAAATGGCAATTCAGCTCGGAACCAAAAAAGGAAGTCAAGGTTCCTCGATCAAAATCGTGACTCCTCTTCAAAATCTTTCTAAAAAAGAAATCGTTCTTCTGGGAAATCGACTACAAGTGCCCTTTCATCTTACATTCTCCTGTTATGACCCAAAGAACAAGAAAGCGTGTGGAAGGTGTGATGCTTGTCTCTTGAGAAAAAAAGGTTTTCAGGAGACCGGAGTTTCTGAAAAGTGA
- a CDS encoding NAD(P) transhydrogenase subunit alpha — translation MEQFVGYLTIFLLAVFVGFEVITRIPPLLHTPLMSGSNAISGITIIGAILSLHSVNGPLINIIGFIAMVAATINVVGGFLVTHRMLGMFKKKEK, via the coding sequence ATGGAACAGTTCGTAGGTTACCTGACGATCTTCTTACTGGCCGTATTTGTCGGCTTCGAAGTGATCACAAGAATTCCTCCTCTTTTACATACTCCTTTGATGTCAGGTTCCAACGCTATTTCCGGAATCACGATCATTGGAGCGATTCTCTCTCTTCATTCCGTGAATGGACCGTTGATCAATATCATCGGATTTATCGCGATGGTCGCCGCAACGATCAATGTTGTAGGCGGGTTCTTAGTGACTCATAGAATGTTAGGAATGTTCAAGAAGAAAGAAAAATAA
- a CDS encoding NAD(P)(+) transhydrogenase (Re/Si-specific) subunit beta: MEKSIINLVYLLSSVLFIVGLKLLSHPKTAVKGNFTGAVGMFFAIAAALVEKGLAYEYILAGFIVGTAIGVYLSVKVEMTAMPQLVAALNGFGGLASFLVAGAAVMEVLHQETNLAVLKSYQFTISTAASGIIGAVTLTGSFVAYGKLQGILSEKAVRYPGDQLVKVLFFLGSIALSYFVVTQPEKIEWYWYVVVVGSILGILLVMPIGGADMPVVIALLNSYSGIAASATGFVLGNNVLIIAGSLVGASGIILTQIMCKAMNRSLPNVLFGGLGAAVDTSKGGEDIYAGKTKSTSAEEVAMLLDMAQRIVIVPGYGMAVAQAQHAVRDLYNILTDKGIDVEFAIHPVAGRMPGHMNVLLAEADIPYDKMKEMDEINPSFEQVDVVIVNGANDVVNPLAKTDPSSPIAGMPILDVDKAKTVIVIKRSLSPGFAGVPNPLFIQDNTLMYFQDGKKATQEIVTALKEI, encoded by the coding sequence ATGGAAAAGTCGATCATCAATTTAGTTTATCTTCTATCCTCGGTCCTTTTTATCGTAGGATTAAAGCTTCTTTCTCACCCAAAGACCGCAGTCAAAGGAAACTTTACAGGCGCCGTAGGAATGTTCTTTGCGATAGCGGCGGCCCTTGTTGAAAAAGGTCTTGCATATGAGTACATTCTAGCGGGATTCATCGTCGGAACCGCAATTGGAGTTTATCTCTCCGTGAAAGTGGAAATGACCGCGATGCCTCAACTTGTCGCGGCTTTGAACGGATTCGGGGGACTTGCTTCTTTCCTCGTTGCAGGCGCCGCAGTGATGGAAGTTCTTCATCAAGAAACCAACCTCGCAGTTTTAAAATCGTATCAGTTTACGATTTCCACCGCCGCATCTGGAATTATCGGAGCCGTGACTCTTACTGGAAGTTTTGTAGCTTATGGAAAACTCCAGGGAATTCTTTCCGAAAAGGCGGTTCGTTATCCGGGTGATCAACTTGTAAAAGTTCTTTTCTTTCTCGGTTCTATCGCCCTCAGCTACTTCGTTGTAACTCAACCTGAAAAGATAGAATGGTATTGGTATGTAGTCGTAGTAGGTTCTATTCTAGGAATTTTACTCGTAATGCCGATCGGTGGAGCGGATATGCCAGTCGTCATCGCACTTTTGAACTCTTATTCGGGAATTGCAGCCTCCGCCACCGGATTTGTCCTCGGCAACAACGTTCTTATCATCGCGGGTTCTCTCGTGGGAGCTTCCGGAATTATCCTAACACAGATTATGTGTAAGGCAATGAATCGCTCTCTTCCGAACGTTCTTTTCGGCGGGCTTGGTGCGGCGGTCGACACTTCCAAAGGTGGAGAGGATATCTACGCCGGAAAAACCAAAAGCACTTCCGCAGAAGAAGTTGCGATGCTTTTGGATATGGCTCAGAGAATTGTAATCGTTCCCGGCTACGGAATGGCGGTTGCGCAGGCTCAACATGCTGTAAGAGATCTTTATAATATTCTAACGGATAAAGGAATCGATGTTGAATTTGCGATCCATCCCGTTGCGGGAAGAATGCCCGGTCACATGAACGTTCTTTTAGCGGAAGCCGACATCCCTTACGACAAGATGAAAGAAATGGACGAAATCAATCCTTCTTTCGAACAAGTCGATGTTGTAATCGTCAACGGCGCAAACGACGTGGTAAACCCTCTTGCTAAAACGGATCCGAGCAGCCCAATCGCGGGAATGCCGATTTTGGACGTGGATAAAGCAAAAACGGTCATCGTTATTAAACGAAGTCTAAGCCCGGGATTTGCCGGAGTTCCAAATCCTCTCTTTATCCAGGACAATACTTTGATGTATTTCCAAGATGGCAAAAAAGCGACTCAGGAAATTGTAACGGCTCTGAAAGAAATATAA
- a CDS encoding WGR domain-containing protein: MKHQLTYQDDKSDKFWNIEVSGKSFTVAYGKTGTNGQTQTKDFDSEEKCLKEAKKLLSEKLKKGYVEGSNFANTKSSTTDTIMKSQEPKIDYLKEWQAIVDAKDLHKALIEHFSYLGDNPRFKKLLEAILKKVVNVSCSEEALEVTFPKYRMLCTSPLKQIPAEYPRSYQDILKKHKTIELSDYQCVLGEHGRFDQEVQDIWFEDLGEEEMGDSHIFEFIKAKKLLHAPIADGMSGNFWIYHPNKKNSLGEPTIYYLESDGEMICNPQSCNAGSVFLKKLAECLSMQMAMKEILSGAKATDYQVWWDSLDSEWKKFLTDSCYRKEEPAAEALALKSLGDNTDTYIKTLEPLRSMKLLKTLSLFVPNINDISPLINLKKLKDLRIQSTNILDFSPIGKLVNLEKLTIIFTKSIELDLSWLESLTKLDDLLIYVKGEEEQIRVKSFHALHALKSLVRLSLMNIRSTTREKISIEPLSALTKLEELELRDFSLQSLEPLYKLESLKSIDLSDGSVDRTEDIKNAMPWCKVYY; this comes from the coding sequence ATGAAACACCAACTAACGTATCAAGACGACAAATCCGATAAATTCTGGAACATTGAAGTTTCGGGAAAATCATTTACTGTAGCTTACGGCAAAACCGGAACAAACGGGCAAACACAAACGAAGGACTTTGACAGCGAAGAGAAATGCCTGAAAGAGGCAAAGAAACTACTCAGTGAAAAATTAAAGAAAGGTTATGTGGAAGGAAGTAATTTTGCTAATACGAAATCCTCTACCACTGATACAATAATGAAAAGTCAGGAACCCAAGATTGATTACCTCAAAGAATGGCAAGCTATTGTAGATGCCAAAGATTTGCACAAGGCTCTGATCGAACATTTTAGTTATTTGGGGGACAATCCACGTTTTAAAAAGCTATTGGAAGCCATTCTGAAAAAGGTCGTGAATGTGAGTTGTAGCGAGGAAGCTTTAGAGGTGACGTTTCCAAAATATAGAATGTTATGCACATCTCCATTGAAACAAATCCCCGCCGAATATCCTCGGTCCTATCAAGATATTCTGAAAAAGCACAAGACTATCGAACTTTCCGACTATCAATGTGTGCTCGGTGAACATGGTCGTTTTGATCAAGAAGTTCAAGATATTTGGTTTGAAGATCTTGGCGAAGAGGAAATGGGAGATTCTCACATTTTTGAATTCATAAAAGCGAAAAAACTTCTTCATGCTCCGATTGCTGACGGTATGAGCGGTAATTTCTGGATTTATCATCCCAATAAAAAAAACTCCTTGGGCGAACCGACGATTTACTATCTTGAGTCTGATGGCGAAATGATCTGTAACCCTCAATCTTGTAATGCGGGTAGTGTATTTTTGAAAAAACTTGCTGAATGTTTAAGTATGCAAATGGCAATGAAAGAAATATTATCCGGAGCAAAGGCCACAGATTATCAAGTATGGTGGGATAGTCTCGATAGCGAATGGAAAAAATTTCTCACTGATAGCTGCTATAGGAAAGAAGAACCGGCTGCGGAAGCTTTGGCATTGAAAAGTCTTGGTGATAATACGGATACCTATATCAAAACGCTTGAACCCTTGCGTTCCATGAAACTTCTCAAGACGTTGAGTCTTTTTGTCCCAAATATAAATGACATTTCTCCCTTAATAAACTTAAAGAAACTAAAAGATCTGCGCATACAAAGTACAAATATTTTGGATTTCTCACCTATCGGTAAACTCGTTAATTTGGAAAAACTTACGATCATTTTCACGAAAAGTATTGAATTAGATCTTTCCTGGTTGGAAAGCCTAACCAAATTGGACGACCTACTAATCTATGTCAAGGGTGAAGAAGAACAAATTCGAGTAAAGTCGTTTCACGCGTTACATGCACTCAAATCGTTAGTAAGATTAAGCCTTATGAATATCCGCTCAACGACCCGTGAAAAAATATCGATCGAGCCATTGTCAGCATTAACAAAATTGGAGGAACTCGAGCTTCGTGATTTTTCTCTTCAAAGCCTTGAGCCGCTTTATAAATTAGAATCATTAAAAAGTATTGATCTGTCTGATGGTTCGGTTGATAGGACTGAAGACATTAAAAATGCCATGCCATGGTGCAAGGTGTATTATTAA
- a CDS encoding WGR domain-containing protein, which yields MTYYLTYQDDKSDKFWNIEVSGTSFTVTYGKTGTSGQTQTKDFDSEEKCLKEAKKLLSEKLKKGYVEDWKTYHGLIYRLLGSKDLASVAKLCEQAKPLIQSNSQKAELETLTGRYFYELGEFQKAREHYLMAIDANPMNYSSYDHYTILLNHEKDYAEAMSMYGKMITLFPSFKTFPTYGIATLYSKLNDPEKAVAWLKTFLEERKSYHLFNHDDFKDIKNSTVYKALFKKYFFEIEDENYSPEDIPESEMNYFVIERENNDSHPLLSYYDGISFFYRFKGKNFIAPSDFKLKLKLGAPIPKKYTLVDHHSLPEPVVSQRIKKIIDQLPVCNINFIPATIDTQQETFSNYYVLHVATIQCLDEKKSALTIHPSGQIFEVDSIVLDKTILKKIPFERRAIFKMSYGCDYYIIHESIVSEIQKISPKGIRFISLSEYTSSSAFE from the coding sequence ATGACATACTACTTAACGTATCAAGACGACAAGTCCGATAAATTCTGGAACATAGAAGTTTCCGGAACTTCGTTCACAGTAACCTACGGTAAAACCGGAACGAGCGGACAAACACAAACGAAGGACTTTGACAGCGAAGAGAAATGCCTGAAAGAGGCAAAGAAACTACTCAGTGAAAAATTAAAGAAAGGTTATGTGGAAGATTGGAAAACCTATCACGGCCTTATTTACAGGCTTCTGGGATCAAAGGATTTGGCTTCAGTAGCCAAATTATGTGAGCAAGCTAAACCGCTTATTCAATCGAACTCTCAAAAAGCAGAACTGGAAACTCTGACTGGTCGTTACTTTTATGAATTGGGAGAGTTTCAAAAAGCTAGAGAACATTATTTGATGGCAATAGATGCCAATCCGATGAATTACTCATCCTATGATCATTATACTATTTTATTAAACCATGAAAAAGATTATGCTGAAGCAATGTCGATGTATGGAAAAATGATCACCTTGTTCCCTTCATTTAAGACATTTCCAACTTACGGGATAGCTACGCTATATAGTAAATTAAATGATCCAGAGAAAGCTGTTGCATGGCTAAAGACATTTCTGGAAGAAAGAAAATCTTATCACTTGTTCAATCATGATGACTTTAAGGACATCAAAAACTCAACCGTATACAAAGCACTATTTAAAAAGTACTTTTTTGAAATTGAAGATGAAAACTATTCTCCTGAAGATATCCCTGAATCAGAAATGAATTATTTTGTTATAGAACGTGAAAACAATGATTCACACCCTCTCTTATCGTACTACGATGGCATAAGTTTTTTTTATAGATTTAAAGGGAAAAATTTCATCGCACCCTCTGACTTTAAGTTAAAGCTAAAGCTGGGAGCTCCGATTCCTAAAAAATATACTTTAGTTGATCATCATAGTTTGCCTGAGCCTGTCGTCTCCCAAAGAATAAAAAAAATAATTGACCAGCTTCCAGTTTGCAATATCAATTTTATTCCTGCTACTATCGATACACAACAAGAAACTTTCTCAAACTACTATGTTCTTCATGTAGCGACAATTCAATGCCTTGATGAAAAAAAGTCTGCTTTGACAATTCACCCAAGCGGACAGATATTCGAAGTTGATTCCATTGTATTAGATAAAACGATTTTAAAAAAAATTCCATTTGAAAGACGCGCTATATTCAAGATGTCCTATGGTTGTGACTATTATATAATACATGAAAGTATAGTTTCGGAAATTCAGAAAATTAGCCCTAAAGGTATTCGATTCATTTCTCTTTCAGAATATACAAGCAGTTCAGCTTTTGAGTGA
- a CDS encoding glycerophosphodiester phosphodiesterase, with product MKKNPLKMNTKIKAIYSLKILFVLILYFGANSCSNAPVINKPLDKSLDLQGHRGARGLRPENTWPAFEEAIRYGMTTLELDTVLTKDKKIVIHHDLDTNPTICQKKDGAPIVPISLYDLTFAELKELDCGTKKNPKYPEQISVPGTELITIEEFFVLVANIESKIPNRPKLKFNIEVKFPDEDQETFSIEKVKDHVNLLVQVVEKAKVADRTTIQSFYIQALPLVKEKNPKIKTSSLFSLTYFQGIMMKLGFGNGTRQDVLKKTLEVKADIISPYFLYVTKEFVEEAHSHKISVIPWTVNDPEDMRKLMDAGVDGMISDYPDRLAKVIKN from the coding sequence ATGAAAAAAAATCCGCTTAAGATGAATACAAAAATCAAAGCTATCTATTCTTTAAAAATATTATTCGTTCTAATTCTTTACTTTGGGGCAAATTCCTGTTCAAATGCGCCGGTTATCAACAAACCCTTGGATAAAAGTTTGGACCTACAGGGCCACCGAGGTGCGAGAGGTTTAAGGCCTGAAAATACTTGGCCTGCTTTTGAAGAAGCGATTCGATATGGAATGACCACCTTGGAATTGGATACGGTTCTGACCAAAGATAAGAAAATCGTTATTCATCACGATTTGGATACGAATCCTACGATTTGCCAAAAAAAGGACGGAGCACCGATCGTTCCTATTTCTCTGTACGACTTAACGTTTGCTGAGCTGAAAGAGTTGGATTGCGGAACGAAAAAGAATCCGAAATATCCCGAACAAATTTCTGTTCCCGGGACCGAATTGATTACGATCGAAGAATTTTTCGTTCTTGTTGCAAATATCGAAAGTAAAATTCCGAACCGGCCAAAATTAAAATTCAATATTGAAGTAAAATTTCCGGACGAAGATCAAGAGACGTTTTCCATTGAAAAAGTAAAGGATCACGTAAACTTATTGGTCCAAGTTGTAGAAAAAGCGAAAGTTGCAGATCGAACCACGATCCAATCTTTTTACATACAAGCACTCCCTCTCGTAAAAGAAAAAAATCCGAAAATTAAGACAAGTTCTCTTTTTTCTCTTACTTATTTTCAAGGAATAATGATGAAATTGGGGTTCGGAAATGGAACACGCCAAGACGTTCTTAAAAAGACACTGGAAGTAAAAGCAGACATTATTTCTCCCTATTTTTTATATGTAACTAAAGAGTTTGTAGAGGAAGCTCATTCCCATAAAATATCGGTGATTCCTTGGACAGTCAATGATCCGGAAGATATGAGAAAATTGATGGATGCGGGAGTTGACGGAATGATCAGCGATTATCCGGATCGTTTGGCTAAAGTGATTAAAAATTGA
- a CDS encoding GFA family protein codes for MSLKNYNGSCHCGRIRYELVLDLSQGTSKCNCSFCSKVRNWSSMVKPEALRLLSGENELQTYQFGTKSAIHKFCKNCGVRMFTEGYLEELGGAFISVSLATLDNINLEELVAAPLRYADGLHNNWRKQPAEIRHL; via the coding sequence ATGAGTTTAAAAAATTACAACGGAAGCTGTCATTGTGGTAGGATTCGCTACGAATTGGTTCTTGATCTTTCCCAGGGAACTAGCAAATGCAATTGTTCTTTTTGTTCCAAAGTAAGAAACTGGAGTTCTATGGTAAAACCGGAAGCATTACGTTTACTTTCCGGCGAAAACGAACTTCAAACTTATCAATTTGGAACAAAAAGTGCGATTCATAAATTTTGTAAAAACTGCGGAGTAAGAATGTTTACCGAAGGTTATCTTGAAGAACTAGGTGGAGCGTTTATCAGCGTAAGTTTAGCTACATTAGATAATATAAACCTTGAAGAATTGGTTGCGGCACCTCTTCGGTACGCGGACGGACTTCATAATAACTGGCGGAAACAACCTGCTGAAATACGCCACCTCTGA
- a CDS encoding ArsR/SmtB family transcription factor has protein sequence MNAFAALSDDTRREIVKLVAKNGELTSTEISQNFKMSPPAISQHLKVLKEAKVLHMKKEAQKRIYSLNDSGMNEMENWLLDIKNLWNKRLDNLDKYVLKIKKEKSRDKK, from the coding sequence ATGAATGCTTTTGCAGCTTTGTCAGACGATACGAGAAGAGAAATTGTGAAATTGGTGGCTAAGAACGGAGAACTTACCTCGACCGAGATAAGCCAAAATTTTAAAATGAGTCCACCCGCTATTTCACAACACTTAAAAGTATTAAAAGAGGCGAAAGTTCTTCACATGAAGAAAGAGGCCCAAAAACGTATCTACAGCCTTAACGACTCGGGGATGAATGAAATGGAAAACTGGCTATTAGATATTAAAAATCTATGGAATAAACGCTTAGATAATTTGGATAAATATGTTTTAAAAATAAAAAAGGAGAAATCCCGTGATAAAAAATAA
- a CDS encoding SRPBCC family protein yields the protein MIKNNVETIIKGNKVTYKRYFDVSIDLLFEIWSSQEHLSQWWGPDGFTLTIKSMDFSNGGIWDFIMHGPDGHDYKNRIQFIDIKKPHYIYYKHLGDGEGAEDVDFQSKIIFEEVGEGTNLTMEQIFPSKEELERVNNKYGAIEGGIQHIGKLGKYLETLK from the coding sequence GTGATAAAAAATAACGTTGAGACAATCATCAAAGGTAACAAAGTCACTTATAAGAGATACTTTGATGTATCAATCGATCTTCTCTTTGAGATATGGTCATCTCAAGAGCATCTTTCGCAGTGGTGGGGACCAGATGGCTTTACATTGACGATTAAAAGTATGGATTTTTCAAATGGTGGAATTTGGGACTTCATCATGCATGGTCCTGACGGACACGACTATAAAAACAGAATTCAATTTATAGACATTAAAAAACCTCATTACATTTACTATAAACATCTTGGTGATGGTGAAGGTGCTGAGGATGTAGATTTTCAATCGAAAATTATATTCGAAGAAGTTGGTGAAGGTACAAACCTAACAATGGAACAGATTTTCCCGAGCAAAGAAGAACTTGAAAGAGTTAACAACAAATATGGTGCAATTGAAGGTGGTATTCAACACATTGGCAAACTTGGTAAATACCTAGAAACACTTAAATAG
- the gcvT gene encoding glycine cleavage system aminomethyltransferase GcvT — MSQVKRTPLYETHRALGAKMIPFGGWDMPVQYSGIIAEHNATREAAGLFDVSHMGEIFITGEPKVVLDFLESVTCNSIASLSDFQVQYNAILNENGGLVDDVTIYKFSTEKYMICSNASNYETVAAHLLKYLPTSGVKVNDQSPNWHQIALQGPKANEILSKFLDRKLDSIKYYHFALLNHQGEEIIVSRTGYTGEDGFEIYSSVPFGLKLWNGLLEFGKPQGLLPCGLGARDTLRIEAKYPLYGHELNNQWTPIESGIGWIVKEKENSYFSSGKILSQKKNGTKFKIVAFALTEAGVPRENFRVLDSQGNEIGKTTSGTFSPSLKKGIGLASIRTEKIKDGEPIQIEIREQPKQAIITTKPFIPGSIRKN; from the coding sequence ATGTCCCAAGTTAAGAGAACACCACTTTATGAAACTCACCGCGCCCTAGGCGCCAAAATGATTCCTTTCGGGGGTTGGGATATGCCGGTTCAATATTCCGGAATTATCGCAGAGCATAACGCAACCAGAGAGGCGGCAGGACTTTTCGACGTTTCTCACATGGGAGAAATTTTTATCACGGGTGAACCGAAAGTAGTTCTTGATTTCTTGGAATCGGTCACTTGTAATTCAATCGCTTCTCTTTCCGATTTTCAGGTTCAATACAACGCTATCTTGAACGAAAACGGAGGACTTGTAGACGACGTGACGATCTATAAATTCTCCACTGAAAAATATATGATCTGTTCCAACGCTTCCAACTACGAAACAGTGGCTGCGCACTTACTCAAATATCTACCCACATCCGGTGTCAAAGTGAATGACCAAAGTCCAAACTGGCACCAGATCGCTCTGCAAGGTCCGAAAGCAAATGAGATCTTATCTAAATTCTTAGATAGAAAATTGGATTCAATTAAATACTATCATTTCGCTCTTCTAAACCATCAAGGAGAAGAAATCATCGTCTCCAGAACAGGATACACCGGTGAAGACGGATTTGAAATTTATTCTTCCGTTCCTTTCGGTTTAAAACTTTGGAATGGACTTTTAGAATTCGGGAAACCTCAGGGACTCCTTCCGTGTGGGCTCGGCGCAAGAGATACTCTGAGAATCGAAGCAAAATATCCTCTTTACGGACATGAGCTCAACAACCAATGGACTCCGATCGAATCGGGAATCGGTTGGATTGTGAAGGAAAAAGAAAATTCTTATTTCTCTTCCGGGAAAATTCTTTCCCAAAAGAAAAACGGAACTAAATTTAAAATTGTAGCGTTCGCATTAACGGAAGCGGGTGTTCCAAGAGAAAACTTCAGAGTTTTAGATTCTCAAGGAAATGAAATTGGTAAAACCACGTCCGGTACATTCTCTCCTTCTTTAAAAAAAGGAATTGGTTTGGCTTCCATTCGAACCGAAAAAATCAAAGATGGCGAACCGATTCAGATTGAAATCCGCGAGCAACCCAAACAAGCTATCATAACAACAAAGCCTTTTATTCCGGGCAGTATCAGAAAAAATTAA